From the genome of Neomonachus schauinslandi chromosome 5, ASM220157v2, whole genome shotgun sequence, one region includes:
- the FLYWCH1 gene encoding FLYWCH-type zinc finger-containing protein 1 isoform X4, protein MPLPEPSEQEGESVKAGQEPSPESPEPGTDVILAVPTKPKEFSKLVLLTASTENVDGVDSQPKGGHCGMSLEMSGPDALARTPQILPVEEQVGAVQPTPQAPEQTCSKPDTAAPKPLEFLRTPFGGRLLVLECFLYKQEKAVGDKVYWKCREHCELGCRGRAITRGPRATVMRGHCHPPDEEGLEARRRRQKLPGPALPEGFGVPEGPRGRVEEPLEGVGPWLCPEEPEPTPGLVLSKPAAEEDEGLRALSLLSLPPKKRPTLGIGEPRPLEFLRTCYGGSFLVHQSFLYKREKAVGDKVYWTCRDHALHSCRSRAITQGQRVTVMRGHCHPPDVEGLEARRQQEKAMETLQARPGGPGGQVDKLLQGVDGLLYRRGPGTLTLTRARPRKRTKVLPAQPQALQGYCTEDQDEDPGGPEFLRTPLGGSFLVYESFLYRREKAAGEKVYWTCRDQARMGCRSRAITQGQRVTVMRGHCHPPDLGGLEALRQREKRPGAAQRGSPGGPEFLRTPLGGSFLVYESFLYRREKAAGEKVYWTCRDQARMGCRSRAITQGQRVMVMRRHCHPPDLGGLEALRQRERLPSPAQREGSGTLRPLEFLRTSLGGRFLVYESFLYRKEKAAGEKVYWMCRDQARMGCRSRAITQGQLVTVMRSHCHLPDLAGLEALRQRERLPSVAQQEDPEKMKLPPEAQLCVQPGSPESRQMSG, encoded by the exons ATGCCCCTGCCGGAGCCCAGCGAGCAAGAGGGCGAGAGTGTGAAGGCTGGCCAGGAGCCATCCCCGGAATCCCCTGAGCCAGGCACAGATGTCATTCTTGCAGTCCCCACAAAGCCCAAAGAGTTCTCCAAACTGGTCCTGCTGACGGCCTCCACGGAGAACGTGGATGGGGTGGACTCCCAGCCCAAAGGAGGGCACTGTGGCATGTCCCTGGAGATGTCTGGTCCTGACGCACTGGCCAGGACCCCCCAGATCCTGCCAGTGGAGGAGCAAGTGGGGGCAGTCCAGCCAACCCCCCAGGCCCCTGAGCAGACATGCAGCAAGCCAGATACAG CAGCCCCCAAGCCCCTGGAGTTCCTGAGGACCCCATTCGGGGGCCGCCTCCTGGTGCTCGAGTGCTTCCTGTACAAGCAGGAGAAGGCAGTGGGGGACAAGGTCTACTGGAAGTGCCGTGAACACTGTGAGCTGGGCTGCCGGGGCCGGGCCATCACCCGAGGCCCACGGGCCACAGTGATGCGGGGCCACTGCCACCCGCCCGACGAGGAGGGTCTGGAGGCGCGGCGCCGGAGACAGAAGCTGCCCGGCCCAGCCCTGCCTGAAGGCTTCGGGGTTCCGGAGGGCCCTCGGGGCCGAGTGGAAGAGCCGCTGGAAGGGGTGGGCCCATGGCTGTGCCCTGAGGAGCCAGAGCCCACCCCCGGGTTGGTGCTGAGCAAGCCGGCCGCAGAGGAGGATGAGGGGCTGCGAGCCCTGTCACTGCTGAGCTTGCCCCCCAAGAAACGCCCAACACTGGGGATCG GAGAACCCCGGCCCCTGGAATTCCTGAGGACGTGCTATGGGGGCAGCTTCCTGGTGCACCAGTCCTTCCTCTACAAGCGGGAGAAGGCCGTGGGGGACAAGGTCTACTGGACGTGCCGGGACCATGCACTGCACAGCTGCCGCAGCCGGGCCATCACCCAGGGCCAGCGGGTGACCGTGATGCGGGGCCACTGCCACCCGCCTGATGTGGAGGGCCTGGAAGCCCGGCGGCAGCAAGAGAAAGCCATGGAAACGCTGCAGGCCAGGCCTGGTGGGCCTGGGGGCCAAGTGGACAAGCTGCTCCAAGGCGTGGATGGCCTGCTCTACCGCAGGGGGCCGGGGACTCTGACTCTCACCAGAGCCCGGCCTAGGAAGCGCACAAAAGTCCTTccggcccagccccaggccctgcagggaTACTGCACTGAGGACCAGGATGAGGACCCTG gaGGCCCTGAGTTCCTGAGGACCCCTCTGGGGGGCAGCTTCCTGGTGTACGAGTCCTTCCTCTACAGGAGGGAGAAGGCGGCCGGGGAGAAGGTGTACTGGACGTGCCGGGACCAGGCCCGCATGGGCTGCCGCAGCCGGGCCATCACGCAGGGCCAGCGGGTGACCGTGATGCGTGGCCACTGCCACCCGCCCGACCTGGGGGGCCTGGAGGCCCTGAGGCAGCGGGAGAAACGCCCGGGTGCGGCTCAGCGGGGGAGCCCAG gaGGCCCTGAGTTCCTGAGGACCCCTCTGGGGGGCAGCTTCCTGGTGTACGAGTCCTTCCTCTACAGGAGGGAGAAGGCGGCCGGGGAGAAGGTGTACTGGACGTGCCGGGACCAGGCCCGCATGGGCTGCCGCAGCCGGGCCATCACGCAGGGCCAGCGGGTGATGGTGATGCGTAGGCATTGCCACCCGCCCGACCTGGGGGGCCTGGAGGCCCTGAGGCAGCGGGAGCGGCTCCCCAGCCCGGCCCAGAGGGAAGGCTCAG GAACCCTCCGGCCGCTGGAGTTCCTGAGGACGTCCCTCGGGGGCAGGTTCCTGGTGTACGAGTCCTTCCTCTACAGGAAGGAGAAGGCGGCCGGGGAGAAGGTGTACTGGATGTGCCGGGACCAGGCCCGCATGGGCTGCCGCAGCCGGGCCATCACGCAGGGCCAGCTGGTGACGGTGATGCGTAGCCACTGCCACCTGCCTGACCTGGCGGGCCTGGAGGCCCTGAGGCAGCGGGAGCGGCTCCCCAGCGTGGCCCAGCAGGAGGACCCAG AGAAGATGAAACTTCCGCCGGAAGCGCAGCTGTGCGTCCAGCCTGGCTCTCCGGAAAGCCGGCAGATGTCTGGGTAA
- the FLYWCH1 gene encoding FLYWCH-type zinc finger-containing protein 1 isoform X1 codes for MPLPEPSEQEGESVKAGQEPSPESPEPGTDVILAVPTKPKEFSKLVLLTASTENVDGVDSQPKGGHCGMSLEMSGPDALARTPQILPVEEQVGAVQPTPQAPEQTCSKPDTAAPKPLEFLRTPFGGRLLVLECFLYKQEKAVGDKVYWKCREHCELGCRGRAITRGPRATVMRGHCHPPDEEGLEARRRRQKLPGPALPEGFGVPEGPRGRVEEPLEGVGPWLCPEEPEPTPGLVLSKPAAEEDEGLRALSLLSLPPKKRPTLGIGEPRPLEFLRTCYGGSFLVHQSFLYKREKAVGDKVYWTCRDHALHSCRSRAITQGQRVTVMRGHCHPPDVEGLEARRQQEKAMETLQARPGGPGGQVDKLLQGVDGLLYRRGPGTLTLTRARPRKRTKVLPAQPQALQGYCTEDQDEDPGGPEFLRTPLGGSFLVYESFLYRREKAAGEKVYWTCRDQARMGCRSRAITQGQRVTVMRGHCHPPDLGGLEALRQREKRPGAAQRGSPGGPEFLRTPLGGSFLVYESFLYRREKAAGEKVYWTCRDQARMGCRSRAITQGQRVMVMRRHCHPPDLGGLEALRQRERLPSPAQREGSGTLRPLEFLRTSLGGRFLVYESFLYRKEKAAGEKVYWMCRDQARMGCRSRAITQGQLVTVMRSHCHLPDLAGLEALRQRERLPSVAQQEDPDETSAGSAAVRPAWLSGKPADVWVIEGGRYKTGQRVPVRPVSSRLSRRTSCVASVKGAPSAPGPLAFPTRLDLASRKLSSTLPQRWWPSRFLEGLPGALL; via the exons ATGCCCCTGCCGGAGCCCAGCGAGCAAGAGGGCGAGAGTGTGAAGGCTGGCCAGGAGCCATCCCCGGAATCCCCTGAGCCAGGCACAGATGTCATTCTTGCAGTCCCCACAAAGCCCAAAGAGTTCTCCAAACTGGTCCTGCTGACGGCCTCCACGGAGAACGTGGATGGGGTGGACTCCCAGCCCAAAGGAGGGCACTGTGGCATGTCCCTGGAGATGTCTGGTCCTGACGCACTGGCCAGGACCCCCCAGATCCTGCCAGTGGAGGAGCAAGTGGGGGCAGTCCAGCCAACCCCCCAGGCCCCTGAGCAGACATGCAGCAAGCCAGATACAG CAGCCCCCAAGCCCCTGGAGTTCCTGAGGACCCCATTCGGGGGCCGCCTCCTGGTGCTCGAGTGCTTCCTGTACAAGCAGGAGAAGGCAGTGGGGGACAAGGTCTACTGGAAGTGCCGTGAACACTGTGAGCTGGGCTGCCGGGGCCGGGCCATCACCCGAGGCCCACGGGCCACAGTGATGCGGGGCCACTGCCACCCGCCCGACGAGGAGGGTCTGGAGGCGCGGCGCCGGAGACAGAAGCTGCCCGGCCCAGCCCTGCCTGAAGGCTTCGGGGTTCCGGAGGGCCCTCGGGGCCGAGTGGAAGAGCCGCTGGAAGGGGTGGGCCCATGGCTGTGCCCTGAGGAGCCAGAGCCCACCCCCGGGTTGGTGCTGAGCAAGCCGGCCGCAGAGGAGGATGAGGGGCTGCGAGCCCTGTCACTGCTGAGCTTGCCCCCCAAGAAACGCCCAACACTGGGGATCG GAGAACCCCGGCCCCTGGAATTCCTGAGGACGTGCTATGGGGGCAGCTTCCTGGTGCACCAGTCCTTCCTCTACAAGCGGGAGAAGGCCGTGGGGGACAAGGTCTACTGGACGTGCCGGGACCATGCACTGCACAGCTGCCGCAGCCGGGCCATCACCCAGGGCCAGCGGGTGACCGTGATGCGGGGCCACTGCCACCCGCCTGATGTGGAGGGCCTGGAAGCCCGGCGGCAGCAAGAGAAAGCCATGGAAACGCTGCAGGCCAGGCCTGGTGGGCCTGGGGGCCAAGTGGACAAGCTGCTCCAAGGCGTGGATGGCCTGCTCTACCGCAGGGGGCCGGGGACTCTGACTCTCACCAGAGCCCGGCCTAGGAAGCGCACAAAAGTCCTTccggcccagccccaggccctgcagggaTACTGCACTGAGGACCAGGATGAGGACCCTG gaGGCCCTGAGTTCCTGAGGACCCCTCTGGGGGGCAGCTTCCTGGTGTACGAGTCCTTCCTCTACAGGAGGGAGAAGGCGGCCGGGGAGAAGGTGTACTGGACGTGCCGGGACCAGGCCCGCATGGGCTGCCGCAGCCGGGCCATCACGCAGGGCCAGCGGGTGACCGTGATGCGTGGCCACTGCCACCCGCCCGACCTGGGGGGCCTGGAGGCCCTGAGGCAGCGGGAGAAACGCCCGGGTGCGGCTCAGCGGGGGAGCCCAG gaGGCCCTGAGTTCCTGAGGACCCCTCTGGGGGGCAGCTTCCTGGTGTACGAGTCCTTCCTCTACAGGAGGGAGAAGGCGGCCGGGGAGAAGGTGTACTGGACGTGCCGGGACCAGGCCCGCATGGGCTGCCGCAGCCGGGCCATCACGCAGGGCCAGCGGGTGATGGTGATGCGTAGGCATTGCCACCCGCCCGACCTGGGGGGCCTGGAGGCCCTGAGGCAGCGGGAGCGGCTCCCCAGCCCGGCCCAGAGGGAAGGCTCAG GAACCCTCCGGCCGCTGGAGTTCCTGAGGACGTCCCTCGGGGGCAGGTTCCTGGTGTACGAGTCCTTCCTCTACAGGAAGGAGAAGGCGGCCGGGGAGAAGGTGTACTGGATGTGCCGGGACCAGGCCCGCATGGGCTGCCGCAGCCGGGCCATCACGCAGGGCCAGCTGGTGACGGTGATGCGTAGCCACTGCCACCTGCCTGACCTGGCGGGCCTGGAGGCCCTGAGGCAGCGGGAGCGGCTCCCCAGCGTGGCCCAGCAGGAGGACCCAG ATGAAACTTCCGCCGGAAGCGCAGCTGTGCGTCCAGCCTGGCTCTCCGGAAAGCCGGCAGATGTCTGGGTAATT GAAGGTGGAAGGTACAAAACGGGACAGCGAGTCCCCGTGAGGCCAGTCTCCTCCCGACTGAGCAGACGGACTTCGTGTGTTGCCAGCGTCAAGGGTGCGCCGAGTGCGCCCGGGCCCCTGGCCTTTCCCACCCGGTTAGACCTTGCTTCACGCAAACTCTCTTCCACCCTTCCGCAGCGCTGGTGGCCTTCACGTTTCCTCGAGGGTCTCCCAGGAGCCCTACTTTGA
- the FLYWCH1 gene encoding FLYWCH-type zinc finger-containing protein 1 isoform X3 encodes MPLPEPSEQEGESVKAGQEPSPESPEPGTDVILAVPTKPKEFSKLVLLTASTENVDGVDSQPKGGHCGMSLEMSGPDALARTPQILPVEEQVGAVQPTPQAPEQTCSKPDTAAPKPLEFLRTPFGGRLLVLECFLYKQEKAVGDKVYWKCREHCELGCRGRAITRGPRATVMRGHCHPPDEEGLEARRRRQKLPGPALPEGFGVPEGPRGRVEEPLEGVGPWLCPEEPEPTPGLVLSKPAAEEDEGLRALSLLSLPPKKRPTLGIGEPRPLEFLRTCYGGSFLVHQSFLYKREKAVGDKVYWTCRDHALHSCRSRAITQGQRVTVMRGHCHPPDVEGLEARRQQEKAMETLQARPGGPGGQVDKLLQGVDGLLYRRGPGTLTLTRARPRKRTKVLPAQPQALQGYCTEDQDEDPGGPEFLRTPLGGSFLVYESFLYRREKAAGEKVYWTCRDQARMGCRSRAITQGQRVTVMRGHCHPPDLGGLEALRQREKRPGAAQRGSPGGPEFLRTPLGGSFLVYESFLYRREKAAGEKVYWTCRDQARMGCRSRAITQGQRVMVMRRHCHPPDLGGLEALRQRERLPSPAQREGSGTLRPLEFLRTSLGGRFLVYESFLYRKEKAAGEKVYWMCRDQARMGCRSRAITQGQLVTVMRSHCHLPDLAGLEALRQRERLPSVAQQEDPEKMKLPPEAQLCVQPGSPESRQMSGKNHTRTEGS; translated from the exons ATGCCCCTGCCGGAGCCCAGCGAGCAAGAGGGCGAGAGTGTGAAGGCTGGCCAGGAGCCATCCCCGGAATCCCCTGAGCCAGGCACAGATGTCATTCTTGCAGTCCCCACAAAGCCCAAAGAGTTCTCCAAACTGGTCCTGCTGACGGCCTCCACGGAGAACGTGGATGGGGTGGACTCCCAGCCCAAAGGAGGGCACTGTGGCATGTCCCTGGAGATGTCTGGTCCTGACGCACTGGCCAGGACCCCCCAGATCCTGCCAGTGGAGGAGCAAGTGGGGGCAGTCCAGCCAACCCCCCAGGCCCCTGAGCAGACATGCAGCAAGCCAGATACAG CAGCCCCCAAGCCCCTGGAGTTCCTGAGGACCCCATTCGGGGGCCGCCTCCTGGTGCTCGAGTGCTTCCTGTACAAGCAGGAGAAGGCAGTGGGGGACAAGGTCTACTGGAAGTGCCGTGAACACTGTGAGCTGGGCTGCCGGGGCCGGGCCATCACCCGAGGCCCACGGGCCACAGTGATGCGGGGCCACTGCCACCCGCCCGACGAGGAGGGTCTGGAGGCGCGGCGCCGGAGACAGAAGCTGCCCGGCCCAGCCCTGCCTGAAGGCTTCGGGGTTCCGGAGGGCCCTCGGGGCCGAGTGGAAGAGCCGCTGGAAGGGGTGGGCCCATGGCTGTGCCCTGAGGAGCCAGAGCCCACCCCCGGGTTGGTGCTGAGCAAGCCGGCCGCAGAGGAGGATGAGGGGCTGCGAGCCCTGTCACTGCTGAGCTTGCCCCCCAAGAAACGCCCAACACTGGGGATCG GAGAACCCCGGCCCCTGGAATTCCTGAGGACGTGCTATGGGGGCAGCTTCCTGGTGCACCAGTCCTTCCTCTACAAGCGGGAGAAGGCCGTGGGGGACAAGGTCTACTGGACGTGCCGGGACCATGCACTGCACAGCTGCCGCAGCCGGGCCATCACCCAGGGCCAGCGGGTGACCGTGATGCGGGGCCACTGCCACCCGCCTGATGTGGAGGGCCTGGAAGCCCGGCGGCAGCAAGAGAAAGCCATGGAAACGCTGCAGGCCAGGCCTGGTGGGCCTGGGGGCCAAGTGGACAAGCTGCTCCAAGGCGTGGATGGCCTGCTCTACCGCAGGGGGCCGGGGACTCTGACTCTCACCAGAGCCCGGCCTAGGAAGCGCACAAAAGTCCTTccggcccagccccaggccctgcagggaTACTGCACTGAGGACCAGGATGAGGACCCTG gaGGCCCTGAGTTCCTGAGGACCCCTCTGGGGGGCAGCTTCCTGGTGTACGAGTCCTTCCTCTACAGGAGGGAGAAGGCGGCCGGGGAGAAGGTGTACTGGACGTGCCGGGACCAGGCCCGCATGGGCTGCCGCAGCCGGGCCATCACGCAGGGCCAGCGGGTGACCGTGATGCGTGGCCACTGCCACCCGCCCGACCTGGGGGGCCTGGAGGCCCTGAGGCAGCGGGAGAAACGCCCGGGTGCGGCTCAGCGGGGGAGCCCAG gaGGCCCTGAGTTCCTGAGGACCCCTCTGGGGGGCAGCTTCCTGGTGTACGAGTCCTTCCTCTACAGGAGGGAGAAGGCGGCCGGGGAGAAGGTGTACTGGACGTGCCGGGACCAGGCCCGCATGGGCTGCCGCAGCCGGGCCATCACGCAGGGCCAGCGGGTGATGGTGATGCGTAGGCATTGCCACCCGCCCGACCTGGGGGGCCTGGAGGCCCTGAGGCAGCGGGAGCGGCTCCCCAGCCCGGCCCAGAGGGAAGGCTCAG GAACCCTCCGGCCGCTGGAGTTCCTGAGGACGTCCCTCGGGGGCAGGTTCCTGGTGTACGAGTCCTTCCTCTACAGGAAGGAGAAGGCGGCCGGGGAGAAGGTGTACTGGATGTGCCGGGACCAGGCCCGCATGGGCTGCCGCAGCCGGGCCATCACGCAGGGCCAGCTGGTGACGGTGATGCGTAGCCACTGCCACCTGCCTGACCTGGCGGGCCTGGAGGCCCTGAGGCAGCGGGAGCGGCTCCCCAGCGTGGCCCAGCAGGAGGACCCAG AGAAGATGAAACTTCCGCCGGAAGCGCAGCTGTGCGTCCAGCCTGGCTCTCCGGAAAGCCGGCAGATGTCTGG GAAAAACCACACACGCACAGAAGGGTCTTAA
- the FLYWCH1 gene encoding FLYWCH-type zinc finger-containing protein 1 isoform X2, whose product MPLPEPSEQEGESVKAGQEPSPESPEPGTDVILAVPTKPKEFSKLVLLTASTENVDGVDSQPKGGHCGMSLEMSGPDALARTPQILPVEEQVGAVQPTPQAPEQTCSKPDTAAPKPLEFLRTPFGGRLLVLECFLYKQEKAVGDKVYWKCREHCELGCRGRAITRGPRATVMRGHCHPPDEEGLEARRRRQKLPGPALPEGFGVPEGPRGRVEEPLEGVGPWLCPEEPEPTPGLVLSKPAAEEDEGLRALSLLSLPPKKRPTLGIGEPRPLEFLRTCYGGSFLVHQSFLYKREKAVGDKVYWTCRDHALHSCRSRAITQGQRVTVMRGHCHPPDVEGLEARRQQEKAMETLQARPGGPGGQVDKLLQGVDGLLYRRGPGTLTLTRARPRKRTKVLPAQPQALQGYCTEDQDEDPGGPEFLRTPLGGSFLVYESFLYRREKAAGEKVYWTCRDQARMGCRSRAITQGQRVTVMRGHCHPPDLGGLEALRQREKRPGAAQRGSPGGPEFLRTPLGGSFLVYESFLYRREKAAGEKVYWTCRDQARMGCRSRAITQGQRVMVMRRHCHPPDLGGLEALRQRERLPSPAQREGSGTLRPLEFLRTSLGGRFLVYESFLYRKEKAAGEKVYWMCRDQARMGCRSRAITQGQLVTVMRSHCHLPDLAGLEALRQRERLPSVAQQEDPDETSAGSAAVRPAWLSGKPADVWEKPHTHRRVLRDAMSRSVPGNRVPKMK is encoded by the exons ATGCCCCTGCCGGAGCCCAGCGAGCAAGAGGGCGAGAGTGTGAAGGCTGGCCAGGAGCCATCCCCGGAATCCCCTGAGCCAGGCACAGATGTCATTCTTGCAGTCCCCACAAAGCCCAAAGAGTTCTCCAAACTGGTCCTGCTGACGGCCTCCACGGAGAACGTGGATGGGGTGGACTCCCAGCCCAAAGGAGGGCACTGTGGCATGTCCCTGGAGATGTCTGGTCCTGACGCACTGGCCAGGACCCCCCAGATCCTGCCAGTGGAGGAGCAAGTGGGGGCAGTCCAGCCAACCCCCCAGGCCCCTGAGCAGACATGCAGCAAGCCAGATACAG CAGCCCCCAAGCCCCTGGAGTTCCTGAGGACCCCATTCGGGGGCCGCCTCCTGGTGCTCGAGTGCTTCCTGTACAAGCAGGAGAAGGCAGTGGGGGACAAGGTCTACTGGAAGTGCCGTGAACACTGTGAGCTGGGCTGCCGGGGCCGGGCCATCACCCGAGGCCCACGGGCCACAGTGATGCGGGGCCACTGCCACCCGCCCGACGAGGAGGGTCTGGAGGCGCGGCGCCGGAGACAGAAGCTGCCCGGCCCAGCCCTGCCTGAAGGCTTCGGGGTTCCGGAGGGCCCTCGGGGCCGAGTGGAAGAGCCGCTGGAAGGGGTGGGCCCATGGCTGTGCCCTGAGGAGCCAGAGCCCACCCCCGGGTTGGTGCTGAGCAAGCCGGCCGCAGAGGAGGATGAGGGGCTGCGAGCCCTGTCACTGCTGAGCTTGCCCCCCAAGAAACGCCCAACACTGGGGATCG GAGAACCCCGGCCCCTGGAATTCCTGAGGACGTGCTATGGGGGCAGCTTCCTGGTGCACCAGTCCTTCCTCTACAAGCGGGAGAAGGCCGTGGGGGACAAGGTCTACTGGACGTGCCGGGACCATGCACTGCACAGCTGCCGCAGCCGGGCCATCACCCAGGGCCAGCGGGTGACCGTGATGCGGGGCCACTGCCACCCGCCTGATGTGGAGGGCCTGGAAGCCCGGCGGCAGCAAGAGAAAGCCATGGAAACGCTGCAGGCCAGGCCTGGTGGGCCTGGGGGCCAAGTGGACAAGCTGCTCCAAGGCGTGGATGGCCTGCTCTACCGCAGGGGGCCGGGGACTCTGACTCTCACCAGAGCCCGGCCTAGGAAGCGCACAAAAGTCCTTccggcccagccccaggccctgcagggaTACTGCACTGAGGACCAGGATGAGGACCCTG gaGGCCCTGAGTTCCTGAGGACCCCTCTGGGGGGCAGCTTCCTGGTGTACGAGTCCTTCCTCTACAGGAGGGAGAAGGCGGCCGGGGAGAAGGTGTACTGGACGTGCCGGGACCAGGCCCGCATGGGCTGCCGCAGCCGGGCCATCACGCAGGGCCAGCGGGTGACCGTGATGCGTGGCCACTGCCACCCGCCCGACCTGGGGGGCCTGGAGGCCCTGAGGCAGCGGGAGAAACGCCCGGGTGCGGCTCAGCGGGGGAGCCCAG gaGGCCCTGAGTTCCTGAGGACCCCTCTGGGGGGCAGCTTCCTGGTGTACGAGTCCTTCCTCTACAGGAGGGAGAAGGCGGCCGGGGAGAAGGTGTACTGGACGTGCCGGGACCAGGCCCGCATGGGCTGCCGCAGCCGGGCCATCACGCAGGGCCAGCGGGTGATGGTGATGCGTAGGCATTGCCACCCGCCCGACCTGGGGGGCCTGGAGGCCCTGAGGCAGCGGGAGCGGCTCCCCAGCCCGGCCCAGAGGGAAGGCTCAG GAACCCTCCGGCCGCTGGAGTTCCTGAGGACGTCCCTCGGGGGCAGGTTCCTGGTGTACGAGTCCTTCCTCTACAGGAAGGAGAAGGCGGCCGGGGAGAAGGTGTACTGGATGTGCCGGGACCAGGCCCGCATGGGCTGCCGCAGCCGGGCCATCACGCAGGGCCAGCTGGTGACGGTGATGCGTAGCCACTGCCACCTGCCTGACCTGGCGGGCCTGGAGGCCCTGAGGCAGCGGGAGCGGCTCCCCAGCGTGGCCCAGCAGGAGGACCCAG ATGAAACTTCCGCCGGAAGCGCAGCTGTGCGTCCAGCCTGGCTCTCCGGAAAGCCGGCAGATGTCTGG GAAAAACCACACACGCACAGAAGGGTCTTAAGGGATGCTATGAGCCGCAGCGTGCCAGGAAACCGGGTGCCCAAGATGAAGTGA
- the FLYWCH1 gene encoding FLYWCH-type zinc finger-containing protein 1 isoform X5, whose product MPLPEPSEQEGESVKAGQEPSPESPEPGTDVILAVPTKPKEFSKLVLLTASTENVDGVDSQPKGGHCGMSLEMSGPDALARTPQILPVEEQVGAVQPTPQAPEQTCSKPDTAPKPLEFLRTPFGGRLLVLECFLYKQEKAVGDKVYWKCREHCELGCRGRAITRGPRATVMRGHCHPPDEEGLEARRRRQKLPGPALPEGFGVPEGPRGRVEEPLEGVGPWLCPEEPEPTPGLVLSKPAAEEDEGLRALSLLSLPPKKRPTLGIGEPRPLEFLRTCYGGSFLVHQSFLYKREKAVGDKVYWTCRDHALHSCRSRAITQGQRVTVMRGHCHPPDVEGLEARRQQEKAMETLQARPGGPGGQVDKLLQGVDGLLYRRGPGTLTLTRARPRKRTKVLPAQPQALQGYCTEDQDEDPGGPEFLRTPLGGSFLVYESFLYRREKAAGEKVYWTCRDQARMGCRSRAITQGQRVTVMRGHCHPPDLGGLEALRQREKRPGAAQRGSPGGPEFLRTPLGGSFLVYESFLYRREKAAGEKVYWTCRDQARMGCRSRAITQGQRVMVMRRHCHPPDLGGLEALRQRERLPSPAQREGSGTLRPLEFLRTSLGGRFLVYESFLYRKEKAAGEKVYWMCRDQARMGCRSRAITQGQLVTVMRSHCHLPDLAGLEALRQRERLPSVAQQEDPEKMKLPPEAQLCVQPGSPESRQMSG is encoded by the exons ATGCCCCTGCCGGAGCCCAGCGAGCAAGAGGGCGAGAGTGTGAAGGCTGGCCAGGAGCCATCCCCGGAATCCCCTGAGCCAGGCACAGATGTCATTCTTGCAGTCCCCACAAAGCCCAAAGAGTTCTCCAAACTGGTCCTGCTGACGGCCTCCACGGAGAACGTGGATGGGGTGGACTCCCAGCCCAAAGGAGGGCACTGTGGCATGTCCCTGGAGATGTCTGGTCCTGACGCACTGGCCAGGACCCCCCAGATCCTGCCAGTGGAGGAGCAAGTGGGGGCAGTCCAGCCAACCCCCCAGGCCCCTGAGCAGACATGCAGCAAGCCAGATACAG CCCCCAAGCCCCTGGAGTTCCTGAGGACCCCATTCGGGGGCCGCCTCCTGGTGCTCGAGTGCTTCCTGTACAAGCAGGAGAAGGCAGTGGGGGACAAGGTCTACTGGAAGTGCCGTGAACACTGTGAGCTGGGCTGCCGGGGCCGGGCCATCACCCGAGGCCCACGGGCCACAGTGATGCGGGGCCACTGCCACCCGCCCGACGAGGAGGGTCTGGAGGCGCGGCGCCGGAGACAGAAGCTGCCCGGCCCAGCCCTGCCTGAAGGCTTCGGGGTTCCGGAGGGCCCTCGGGGCCGAGTGGAAGAGCCGCTGGAAGGGGTGGGCCCATGGCTGTGCCCTGAGGAGCCAGAGCCCACCCCCGGGTTGGTGCTGAGCAAGCCGGCCGCAGAGGAGGATGAGGGGCTGCGAGCCCTGTCACTGCTGAGCTTGCCCCCCAAGAAACGCCCAACACTGGGGATCG GAGAACCCCGGCCCCTGGAATTCCTGAGGACGTGCTATGGGGGCAGCTTCCTGGTGCACCAGTCCTTCCTCTACAAGCGGGAGAAGGCCGTGGGGGACAAGGTCTACTGGACGTGCCGGGACCATGCACTGCACAGCTGCCGCAGCCGGGCCATCACCCAGGGCCAGCGGGTGACCGTGATGCGGGGCCACTGCCACCCGCCTGATGTGGAGGGCCTGGAAGCCCGGCGGCAGCAAGAGAAAGCCATGGAAACGCTGCAGGCCAGGCCTGGTGGGCCTGGGGGCCAAGTGGACAAGCTGCTCCAAGGCGTGGATGGCCTGCTCTACCGCAGGGGGCCGGGGACTCTGACTCTCACCAGAGCCCGGCCTAGGAAGCGCACAAAAGTCCTTccggcccagccccaggccctgcagggaTACTGCACTGAGGACCAGGATGAGGACCCTG gaGGCCCTGAGTTCCTGAGGACCCCTCTGGGGGGCAGCTTCCTGGTGTACGAGTCCTTCCTCTACAGGAGGGAGAAGGCGGCCGGGGAGAAGGTGTACTGGACGTGCCGGGACCAGGCCCGCATGGGCTGCCGCAGCCGGGCCATCACGCAGGGCCAGCGGGTGACCGTGATGCGTGGCCACTGCCACCCGCCCGACCTGGGGGGCCTGGAGGCCCTGAGGCAGCGGGAGAAACGCCCGGGTGCGGCTCAGCGGGGGAGCCCAG gaGGCCCTGAGTTCCTGAGGACCCCTCTGGGGGGCAGCTTCCTGGTGTACGAGTCCTTCCTCTACAGGAGGGAGAAGGCGGCCGGGGAGAAGGTGTACTGGACGTGCCGGGACCAGGCCCGCATGGGCTGCCGCAGCCGGGCCATCACGCAGGGCCAGCGGGTGATGGTGATGCGTAGGCATTGCCACCCGCCCGACCTGGGGGGCCTGGAGGCCCTGAGGCAGCGGGAGCGGCTCCCCAGCCCGGCCCAGAGGGAAGGCTCAG GAACCCTCCGGCCGCTGGAGTTCCTGAGGACGTCCCTCGGGGGCAGGTTCCTGGTGTACGAGTCCTTCCTCTACAGGAAGGAGAAGGCGGCCGGGGAGAAGGTGTACTGGATGTGCCGGGACCAGGCCCGCATGGGCTGCCGCAGCCGGGCCATCACGCAGGGCCAGCTGGTGACGGTGATGCGTAGCCACTGCCACCTGCCTGACCTGGCGGGCCTGGAGGCCCTGAGGCAGCGGGAGCGGCTCCCCAGCGTGGCCCAGCAGGAGGACCCAG AGAAGATGAAACTTCCGCCGGAAGCGCAGCTGTGCGTCCAGCCTGGCTCTCCGGAAAGCCGGCAGATGTCTGGGTAA